A window from Physeter macrocephalus isolate SW-GA chromosome 11, ASM283717v5, whole genome shotgun sequence encodes these proteins:
- the ARHGEF40 gene encoding rho guanine nucleotide exchange factor 40 isoform X5, whose product MVGHRPSTLPPEVPSGPPGLPSPPLPEEALGTRSPGDGHNAPAEGPEGEYVELLEVTLPVRGSPTDADGSSGLSRTRTVPTRKGAGGKGRHRRHRAWMHQKGLGPRNQDGARPPGEGSSTGASPGSPPGAEAEAVPEAAALEVSEPPAEALGEASEFCPLRPGEVGGGAGQGAEGPPGTPRRAGKGNRRKKRAAGRGALNRGGDSAPLSPGDKEETSHQDALVSLPPPSEHELPGCGPVKEEHEGSGRPDPEPREELKPAEEKEPRPPEACGPVEERAREREQEGPRLVRLAGPSNPEGLLSDPLAPSPETVQEVKGDSLPEEATPVSSSDDPGVAWDLMSSGCLVLTGGVDQSGRALLTITPPCPPEEPPPSQDVLSAALHYLHSLLRPDLQVLGLSVLLDLRKAPALPPALIPVLSQLQDSGDPPLIQRLLLLTHDDPPTELHGFQGAELLSESDLKRVAKPEELHWDLGGHRDPSPSHWVETHKEVERLCRLCRGVLGSVRRAIEELERAAEPEGEEAAGMPEPLQKVLADPRLTELQRDGGAILMRLRSTHSSKLEGPGPATLYQEVDEAIHQLVRLSNLHVQQQEQRQRLHRLQQVLQWLSGPGEEQLVSFAVPGDSLSALQETELRFRAFSAEVQERLAQAREALALEEDPASQKVLDIFEQRLEQVESGLHRALRLQRFFQQAHEWVDEGSTRLAGAGPGREAVLAALALRRTPEPSAGTFQEMRALALDLGSPAALREWGRCRARCQELEKRVQQQLGAEASPRGHRRRRADSASSGGAQRGSHSPSPSLRSLLLPSSPGPRAAPSHCSLAPCGEDSEDEGPEPAPEAEGRPPRTVLIRGLEVTSTEVVDRTCSPREHVLLGRAGGPEGPWGVGTPRMERKRSISAQQRLVSELIACEQEYVATLSEPVPPAGPELTPELRGTWAAALSARERLRSFHRTHFLRELQGCATHPLRIGACFLRHGDQFSLYAQYVKHRHKLENGLAALSPPTKGTMEGGPHLPRALQQPLEQLARYERLLEELLREAGPEPSSERQALGAAMQLLREQETRGKDLLAVEAVRGCEIDLKEQGQLLHRDPFTVICGRKKCLRHVFLFEHLLLFSKLKGPEGGSETFVYKQAFKTADMGLTENIGDSGLCFELWFRRRRAREAYTLQAASPEIKLKWTSSIAQLLWRQAAHNKELRVQQMVSMGIGNKPFLDIKALGERTLSALLTGRAARTRASVAVSSFEHAGPSLPGLSPGACSLPARVEEEAWDLDVKQISLASPPAPETLASSGDVSPGPRNSPSLQRPGSSTPILASGGILGLSRQSHARALSDPTTPL is encoded by the exons ATGGTTGGACATCGGCCAAGCACACTTCCCCCAGAAGTGCCCTCCGGAcccccagggctccccagccccccactccCTGAGGAGGCCCTGGGCACTCGGAGTCCCGGGGATGGGCACAATGCCCCTGCTGAAGGACCTGAGGGCGAGTATGTAGAGCTGCTGGAGGTGACGCTGCCTGTGAGGGGGAGCCCCACGGATGCTGACGGCTCCTCGGGCCTCTCCAGGACCCGGACGGTACCCACACGCAAGGGTGCTGGGGGGAAGGGCCGGCATCGGAGACACCGGGCGTGGATGCACCAGAAGGGCCTGGGGCCTCGGAACCAGGATGGAGCCCGCCCACCCGGTGAGGGGAGCAGCACTGGAGCCTCCCCTGGGTCTCCCCCGGGAGCCGAGGCTGAGGCTGTCCCTGAGGCAGCAGCCCTGGAGGTATCTGAGCCCCCAGCAGAGGCGCTGGGGGAAGCCTCTGAGTTTTGCCCCCTGAGGCCAGGAGAGGTCGGAGGAGGAGCAGGCCAGGGGGCTGAAGGGCCGCCCGGTACCCCTCGGAgagcaggcaaaggaaacaggagAAAGAAGCGAGCTGCAGGCAGAGGGGCTCTTAACCGAGGAGGAGACAGTGCCCCACTGAGCCCTGGGGACAAGGAAGAGACTAGCCACCAGGATGCCCTTGTCAGTCTGCCTCCACCAAGTGAACACGAGCTTCCAGGATGCGGCCCAGTTAAGGAGGAGCATGAAGGCTCGGGGAGGCCAGACCCTGAGCCGAGAGAGGAGCTCAAACCAGCAGAAGAAAAAGAGCCTCGGCCCCCAGAAGCCTGTGGGCCTGTAGAAGAGAGGGCCAGAGAAAGAGAGCAGGAGGGGCCGAGGCTGGTGCGCCTGGCAG GGCCCAGCAATCCGGAAGGGCTCCTGTCTGACCCCCTGGCACCATCCCCAGAGACTGTGCAGGAAGTGAAAGGGGACAGCCTCCCGGAAGAGGCCACTCCAGTCTCCAGCTCTGATGACCCTGGTGTAGCTTGGGACTTAATGTCGTCTGGATGTCTCGTCCTGACTG GAGGGGTGGATCAGAGTGGGCGAGCTCTGCTGACCATTACCCCACCGTGCCCTCCTGAGGAGCCTCCCCCCTCCCAAGACGTGCTGAGCGCTGCTCTTCATTACCTCCACTCACTGCTCAG GCCTGACCTACAGGTACTGGGGCTGTCCGTCCTGCTGGACCTTCGCAAGGCACCCGCACTGCCTCCAGCACTCATTCCTGTCCTGAGTCAACTTCAG GACTCAGGAGACCCTCCGCTCATTCAGCGGCTGCTGCTTCTCACTCATGATGACCCTCCAACTGAACTCCATGGATTTCAG GGTGCTGAGTTGCTGTCAGAGAGTGATCTGAAAAGAGTGGCCAAGCCAGAGGAGCTGCACTGGGACTTGGGAGGTCACAGGGACCCCTCTCCCAGCCACTGGGTAGAGACACACAAG GAAGTGGAAAGGTTGTGCCGCCTGTGCCGAGGTGTGCTGGGATCTGTACGGCGAGCCATTGAGGAGCTAGAGAGAGCAGCAGAGCCAGAGGGAGAG gaggCGGCAGGAATGCCTGAGCCCCTACAGAAGGTACTGGCAGATCCCCGGCTGACGGAGCTGCAGAGGGATGGGGGAGCCATCCTGATGAGGCTGCGCTCCACCCACAGCAGCAA GCTGGAGGGCCCAGGCCCAGCTACACTGTATCAGGAGGTGGACGAAGCCATTCACCAGCTCGTGCGCCTTTCCAACCTACATGTGCAACAGCAGGAGCAGCGGCAACGCTTGCACCGACTCCAGCAG GTGCTGCAGTGGCTCTCGGGCCCGGGGGAGGAGCAGCTGGTGAGCTTTGCTGTGCCCGGGGACTCCCTGTCCGCCCTGCAGGAGACAGAGCTACGATTCCGGGCTTTCAGTGCTGAGGTTCAG GAGCGCCTGGCTCAGGCGAGGGAGGCCCTGGCCCTGGAGGAGGACCCTGCCTCCCAGAAGGTTCTGGATATCTTTGAACAGCGCCTGGAGCAGGTTGAGAGTGGCCTCCACCGAGCTCTGCGGCTACAGCGCTTCTTCCAACAG GCACATGAATGGGTGGACGAAGGTTCCACGAGGCTAGCAGGAGCTGGGCCGGGGCGGGAAGCAGTGCTGGCAGCCCTGGCCCTGCGGCGCACCCCGGAGCCCAGCGCTGGCACCTTCCAGGAGATGCGGGCCCTGGCCCTGGACCTGGGCAGCCCGGCGGCTCTGCGAGAGTGGGGCCGCTGCCGGGCCCGCTGCCAAGAGCTGGAGAAGAGGGTTCAGCAACAGCTGGGAGCAGAGGCGAGTCCACGGGGCCACCGGCGACGACGGGCAGACAGTGCCAGCAGCGGAGGGGCCCAACGGGGCTCCCATAGCCCCTCACCCAGCCTCCGTTCCCTGCTGCTCCCCAGCAGCCCTGGGCCGCGGGCAGCCCCGTCCCACTGCTCCCTGGCGCCCTGTGGGGAGGACTCTGAGGACGAGGGCCCCGAGCCGGCTCCGGAAGCAGAGGGCAGGCCGCCGAGGACCGTGCTGATCCGAGGCCTGGAGGTCACCAGTACGGAGGTGGTAGACAGGACGTGCTCACCCCGGGAACATGTGCTgctgggccgggccgggggccCAGAAGGGCCCTGGGGAGTAGGCACCCCCCGGATGGAGCGCAAGCGAAGCATCAG CGCCCAGCAGCGtctggtgtctgagctgattGCCTGTGAGCAGGAGTACGTGGCCACCCTGAGTGAGCCGGTGCCACCCGCTGGGCCTGAGCTGACCCCTGAACTGCGGGGCACCTGGGCCGCAGCCCTGAGTGCCCGGGAAAGGCTCCGCAGTTTCCACCGGACACACTTCCTGCGGGAGCTTCAGGGCTGCGCCACCCACCCCCTGCGCATTGGGGCCTGCTTCCTTCGCCAT GGGGACCAGTTCAGCCTTTACGCCCAGTATGTGAAGCACCGGCACAAACTGGAGAATGGTCTGGCTGCCCTCAGCCCTCCAACCAAG GGCACCATGGAAGGGGGCCCTCATCTGCCCCGGGCCCTGCAGCAGCCCCTGGAGCAGCTGGCCAGGTATGAGCGGCTCCTGGAGGAGCTCCTAAGGGAAGCTGGGCCTGAACCGAGTTCTGAGCGCCAGGCCCTTGGGGCTGCCATGCAACTGCTCCGGGAACAAGAGACCCGCGGCAAAGACCTGCTGGCTGTGGAGGCGGTGCGTGGCTGCGAG ATAGATCTGAAGGAGCAGGGACAACTCCTGCACCGGGACCCTTTCACAGTCATCTGTGGCCGGAAAAAGTGCCTTCGCCACGTCTTTCTCTTTGAGCATCTCCTCCTGTTCAGCAAGCTCAAGGGCCCTGAGGGGGGGTCAGAGACCTTTGTTTATAAGCAGGCCTTTAAG ACTGCTGACATGGGGCTAACAGAAAACATCGGGGACAGTGGGCTCTGCTTTGAGCTGTGGTTTCGGCGGCGGCGTGCACGAGAGGCGTACACTCTGCAAGCAGCCTCACCAGAGATCAAACTCAAGTGGACAAGTTCTATTGCCCAGCTGCTGTGGAGACAGGCGGCCCACAACAAGG AGCTCCGAGTGCAGCAGATGGTCTCCATGGGAATTGGGAATAAACCCTTCCTGGACATCAAAGCCCTTGGGGAGCGGACGCTGAGTGCCCTGCTCACTGGAAGAG ccGCCCGCACCCGGGCCTCGGTGGCCGTGTCATCTTTTGAGCATGCCGGCCCCTCCCTTCCCGGTCTTTCCCCGGGAGCCTGTTCCCTGCCTGCCCGCGTCGAGGAGGAGGCCTGGGATCTGGACGTCAAGCAAATTTCCCTGG cttcccctccagccccagaAACACTTGCCTCTTCTGGAGATGTGTCCCCAGGACCAAGAAACAGCCCCAGCCTGCAACGCCCTGGGAGCAGCACTCCCATCCTGGCCAGTGGAGGGATCTTAGGGCTATCCCGACAG AGTCATGCCCGAGCCCTGAGTGACCCCACCACACCTCTGTGA